The Methylobacterium currus genome contains a region encoding:
- a CDS encoding sensor histidine kinase produces the protein MIQATERLRAQVWLGDLVALGATAAALGLRLAVDDVLPPGFPYLTFFPAVILTTFFCGLRAGITCATLSGLSAWYFFLPPTTGFVVSAQSALALAFYVFIVAVDIALIHIMHTASARLRHERAVTAGLYEQQRTMFQELQHRVANNMQFVAALLTLQKRRVGTDPQAALAALDEARVRLETISRIHRRLYDPDRISLPVGQYLQELCADLLDATGARTIVCLVEVPPVRFDLTRLTTLSLLVVEVVTNALKHAFPEGAGGTITIRLETTAPDRMALTVADDGRGIPAGFDPETSRSLGLRIAQGLAAQLDGTLTYSGGSGTVVRLDFAAAAPAA, from the coding sequence GTGATCCAGGCCACCGAGCGCCTGCGCGCCCAGGTCTGGCTCGGCGACCTCGTGGCGCTCGGCGCCACCGCGGCCGCGCTCGGCCTGCGGCTCGCCGTCGACGACGTGCTGCCGCCGGGCTTTCCCTACCTGACCTTCTTCCCGGCGGTCATCCTCACCACGTTCTTCTGCGGCCTGCGCGCCGGCATCACCTGCGCCACCTTGAGCGGGCTCTCCGCCTGGTACTTCTTCCTGCCGCCGACCACCGGCTTCGTCGTCTCGGCGCAATCCGCGCTGGCTTTGGCCTTCTACGTCTTCATCGTCGCCGTCGACATCGCGCTGATCCACATCATGCACACGGCGAGCGCGCGGCTGCGCCATGAGCGCGCCGTGACGGCCGGGCTCTACGAGCAGCAGCGCACGATGTTCCAGGAGCTGCAGCACCGGGTGGCGAACAACATGCAGTTCGTCGCCGCCCTGCTGACCCTGCAGAAGCGCCGGGTCGGCACCGATCCGCAGGCGGCCTTGGCCGCCCTCGACGAGGCGCGGGTGCGTCTCGAGACGATCTCCCGCATCCACCGCCGGCTCTACGATCCGGACCGGATCAGCCTGCCGGTCGGCCAGTACCTGCAGGAGCTGTGCGCCGACCTCCTCGACGCGACGGGCGCCCGCACCATCGTCTGCCTCGTCGAGGTCCCGCCGGTGCGATTCGACCTGACCCGGCTCACCACCCTGTCGCTCCTGGTGGTCGAGGTGGTGACCAACGCCCTCAAGCACGCCTTCCCGGAGGGCGCCGGCGGGACGATCACCATCCGCCTGGAGACGACCGCGCCGGACCGGATGGCGCTGACCGTCGCCGATGACGGACGCGGCATCCCGGCCGGGTTCGATCCCGAGACGAGCCGGAGTCTGGGCCTACGCATCGCCCAGGGGCTGGCGGCGCAGCTCGACGGCACGCTGACCTATTCGGGCGGGTCCGGCACGGTGGTGCGGCTCGACTTCGCCGCTGCCGCACCGGCCGCCTAA
- a CDS encoding SDR family oxidoreductase, with translation MTDLRNAVVVLTGASSGIGRAAALAFGRRGARLVLAARRRDALEEVAEACRRVGGKAVVVPTDVTDPQAVQALADEAVRIFGAIDVWINNAGTGVFGPYQDAPLDLHRLTIAVNLLGGMHGAYAALPVFLAQGHGTLITNISLGGWAPAPFAAAYTASKFGLRGFTASLRQELRRHRHIHVCSVFPAMIDTPGLDHGANVSGKRIDAGPLVYAPEDVAETFVHVARHPHDEVAVGWPARAAQAAYALAPGPTEHLMGIAIHRALDRASPAPVTHGALRAPLDDRRSTSGGWRDRHGVPSARRLSTGLGLGLALGVGALLLAATAAAKSR, from the coding sequence ATGACCGACCTGCGCAACGCCGTCGTGGTGCTCACCGGCGCGTCGAGCGGCATCGGCCGCGCCGCTGCCCTGGCCTTCGGCCGGCGGGGCGCCCGGCTGGTGCTGGCGGCGCGCCGCCGCGACGCCCTGGAGGAGGTGGCGGAGGCCTGCCGGCGCGTCGGCGGGAAGGCCGTCGTCGTGCCGACGGACGTGACCGACCCGCAGGCGGTGCAGGCGCTGGCGGACGAGGCCGTGCGGATCTTCGGCGCCATCGACGTCTGGATCAACAATGCCGGCACCGGCGTGTTCGGTCCCTACCAGGACGCCCCCCTCGACCTCCACCGCCTGACGATCGCCGTGAACCTGCTCGGCGGCATGCACGGCGCCTACGCGGCCCTGCCGGTCTTCCTGGCGCAGGGCCACGGCACGCTCATCACCAACATCTCGCTCGGCGGCTGGGCGCCGGCGCCGTTCGCGGCGGCCTACACGGCGAGCAAGTTCGGCCTGCGCGGCTTCACGGCGTCCCTGCGCCAGGAACTGCGCCGGCACCGGCACATCCATGTCTGCTCGGTCTTCCCGGCGATGATCGACACGCCCGGGCTCGACCACGGCGCCAACGTGTCGGGCAAGCGGATCGATGCCGGTCCCCTCGTCTACGCGCCCGAGGACGTGGCCGAGACCTTCGTGCACGTGGCACGCCATCCCCACGACGAGGTCGCGGTCGGCTGGCCGGCCCGGGCGGCGCAAGCGGCCTACGCCCTCGCGCCGGGCCCGACCGAGCACCTGATGGGCATCGCGATCCACCGCGCCCTCGACCGGGCGAGCCCGGCGCCCGTGACCCACGGCGCGCTCCGCGCCCCCCTCGACGATCGCCGCTCCACGAGCGGCGGCTGGCGCGACCGGCACGGCGTGCCCTCCGCCCGACGCCTCAGCACCGGCCTCGGCCTCGGCCTCGCCCTCGGCGTGGGCGCGCTGCTGCTCGCCGCGACCGCGGCAGCGAAGTCACGGTGA
- a CDS encoding ABC transporter substrate-binding protein — protein MRMGGHSGSLLGALIVALVVGAAPARAQSRAETLRYVTGAAVNTLDPTMPGTTREAFAISLSTYDRLVTFGRKKLGDNWVFDLESVRGELAERYEVSPDGLTLTFYLRKDAKFQDGTVVTAEDVKWSLDRAVSAKSLAGPQLLTGSLTSPDQFTVVDPHTFKVTLPKPDRLALPNLATVYAIVINSKAAKAHATPEDPWAQAWLKDHAVGSGAYSVDVFKPGEQVVLKRNADWTGAAPDKPAGFKRIIAQTIPDPATRANLVEKGDADIVIDLQANDALALKERGKLKVIATPQFNALTLISFNTKLPPFDKVEVRQALAYALPYDAMFKAALFGRGKPLFGATWGEGDPQPVFPVAQPVTLDLPKAKALLAKAGLPDGFSTTFSFNVGQAATAEPMAALIRESLEKIGVKVEIQKLPDAQMSTQVSEKKLPFFTEGIVAWLPSPDYFYRNFYTGNQRWNYSSIDDPEINELAAKARFERDPGKYDDDARALNRRHLALMPQIPIWQPNQDAVMAQSVEGYTYQFHRQVDYRDLSRKIAEK, from the coding sequence ATGCGGATGGGCGGCCACTCCGGCAGCCTCCTGGGCGCCCTCATCGTCGCCCTCGTGGTGGGGGCGGCGCCGGCTAGGGCCCAGAGCCGGGCCGAGACCCTGCGCTACGTCACGGGGGCCGCGGTCAACACCCTCGACCCGACCATGCCGGGCACCACCCGCGAGGCCTTCGCGATCAGCCTCTCGACCTATGACCGCCTCGTCACCTTCGGCCGCAAGAAGCTCGGCGACAATTGGGTCTTCGACCTCGAGTCGGTCCGCGGCGAGCTCGCCGAGCGCTACGAGGTCAGCCCCGACGGCCTCACCCTCACGTTTTACCTGCGCAAGGATGCCAAGTTCCAGGACGGCACCGTGGTCACGGCCGAGGACGTGAAGTGGTCGCTCGACCGCGCCGTCTCGGCGAAGTCCCTCGCCGGGCCGCAGCTCCTGACCGGCTCGCTGACCAGCCCCGACCAGTTCACCGTGGTCGATCCCCACACCTTCAAGGTCACGCTGCCGAAGCCCGACCGGCTGGCGCTGCCGAACCTCGCCACCGTCTACGCCATCGTCATCAACTCCAAGGCCGCCAAGGCGCACGCGACGCCGGAGGATCCCTGGGCGCAAGCCTGGCTGAAGGACCACGCCGTCGGCAGCGGCGCCTACAGCGTCGACGTGTTCAAGCCCGGCGAGCAGGTGGTGCTGAAGCGCAACGCCGACTGGACCGGCGCCGCGCCGGACAAGCCCGCCGGCTTCAAGCGCATCATCGCCCAGACCATCCCCGATCCGGCGACCCGCGCGAATCTCGTCGAGAAGGGCGACGCCGACATCGTCATCGACCTCCAGGCCAACGACGCGCTCGCACTGAAGGAGCGCGGCAAGCTGAAGGTGATCGCCACGCCGCAATTCAACGCGCTGACGCTGATCTCCTTCAACACGAAGCTGCCGCCCTTCGACAAGGTCGAGGTGCGCCAGGCGCTCGCCTACGCCCTGCCCTACGACGCGATGTTCAAGGCCGCCCTGTTCGGCCGCGGCAAGCCGCTCTTCGGGGCGACCTGGGGCGAGGGCGATCCCCAACCCGTCTTCCCCGTCGCCCAGCCGGTGACCCTCGATCTGCCGAAGGCCAAGGCCTTGCTCGCCAAGGCCGGCCTGCCGGACGGGTTCTCGACCACCTTCAGCTTCAATGTCGGCCAGGCCGCCACCGCCGAGCCGATGGCCGCGCTGATCCGCGAGTCGCTGGAGAAGATCGGCGTCAAGGTCGAGATCCAGAAGCTGCCCGATGCGCAGATGTCGACCCAGGTCAGCGAGAAGAAGCTGCCGTTCTTCACCGAAGGCATCGTCGCCTGGCTGCCCTCGCCGGACTATTTCTACCGCAACTTCTACACCGGCAACCAGCGCTGGAACTACAGCTCGATCGACGATCCCGAAATCAACGAGCTCGCCGCCAAGGCCCGGTTCGAGCGCGACCCGGGCAAATACGACGACGACGCCCGGGCCCTGAACCGGCGCCACCTCGCCCTGATGCCGCAGATCCCGATCTGGCAGCCGAACCAGGATGCCGTGATGGCGCAGTCGGTCGAGGGCTACACCTACCAGTTCCACCGCCAGGTCGATTACCGCGACCTGTCGCGCAAAATCGCAGAGAAGTAG
- a CDS encoding N-carbamoyl-D-amino-acid hydrolase encodes MRVIRTAAAQLGPIQKAEDRDSVVARMIALMDEAKRQDADLIVYPELALTTFFPRWYHEDRAEADHWFEREMPGPATAPLFARARELGMAMSFGYAELTPEGRHFNTSILVDRDGTIVGRYRKVHLPGHDAFDPERTHQHLEKRYFEPGDLGFPVWRMLDGILGMCICNDRRWPETYRVMGLQGVEMVVLGFNTPSVNSQRNAEGIEERLFHHRLSVQAGAYQNATWVVAVAKAGDEDGHHLTGGTLIVDPNGKIVAELAGEADGVIVYPCDLDETRFGKETIFDFARHRRIEHYGRITAQTGVVLPD; translated from the coding sequence ATGCGCGTGATCCGCACCGCCGCCGCCCAGCTCGGTCCGATCCAGAAGGCCGAGGACCGCGATAGCGTCGTCGCCCGGATGATCGCCCTGATGGACGAGGCCAAACGCCAGGATGCCGACCTGATCGTCTATCCGGAGCTGGCGCTCACCACCTTCTTCCCGCGCTGGTACCACGAGGACCGGGCCGAGGCCGATCACTGGTTCGAGCGCGAGATGCCCGGCCCGGCCACCGCGCCGCTCTTCGCCCGGGCGCGCGAGCTCGGCATGGCGATGTCCTTCGGCTATGCCGAGCTGACGCCGGAGGGCCGGCACTTCAACACCTCGATCCTGGTTGACCGCGACGGCACCATCGTCGGCCGGTACCGCAAGGTGCACCTGCCCGGCCACGACGCGTTCGACCCCGAGCGCACCCACCAGCACCTCGAGAAGCGCTACTTCGAGCCGGGCGATCTCGGCTTCCCGGTCTGGCGGATGCTCGACGGCATCCTCGGCATGTGCATCTGCAACGACCGGCGCTGGCCCGAGACCTACCGGGTGATGGGGCTGCAGGGCGTCGAGATGGTGGTGCTCGGCTTCAACACCCCCTCGGTCAACAGCCAGCGCAACGCCGAGGGCATCGAGGAGCGGCTGTTTCATCATCGCCTCTCGGTCCAGGCCGGCGCCTACCAGAACGCCACCTGGGTGGTGGCCGTGGCCAAGGCCGGGGACGAGGACGGGCACCACCTCACCGGCGGCACCCTGATCGTCGACCCGAACGGGAAGATCGTGGCGGAACTCGCCGGCGAGGCCGACGGGGTGATCGTGTACCCGTGCGACCTCGACGAGACCCGGTTCGGCAAGGAGACGATCTTCGACTTCGCCCGCCACCGCCGCATCGAGCATTACGGCCGCATCACCGCCCAGACCGGCGTGGTGCTGCCCGATTGA
- a CDS encoding MAPEG family protein — protein sequence MVFPSLTAAYGAVLALLFAGLSGWVMARRLSANVLHGDGGDAVLLHRARSQANFAEYVPFILLLVGLLEAHGASRALVHGLLIVLLVGRVLHPFGMTAPANSPRQFACRGGGILATFGVLIVTAVGLLLRLA from the coding sequence ATGGTCTTTCCCTCCCTGACCGCCGCCTACGGGGCCGTGCTGGCGCTCCTCTTCGCCGGGCTCTCCGGCTGGGTGATGGCCCGGCGCCTCTCCGCCAACGTGCTGCACGGCGACGGCGGCGACGCCGTGCTGCTGCACCGCGCCCGGTCGCAGGCCAACTTCGCCGAGTACGTGCCGTTCATCCTGCTCCTCGTCGGTCTGCTCGAGGCCCACGGGGCGAGCCGGGCCCTGGTCCACGGCCTCCTGATCGTGCTGCTGGTCGGCCGGGTGCTGCACCCGTTCGGCATGACTGCGCCGGCGAACTCCCCCCGGCAATTTGCCTGCCGGGGCGGCGGCATCCTGGCGACCTTCGGGGTTCTGATCGTGACGGCGGTCGGCCTGCTGCTTCGGTTGGCTTAG
- a CDS encoding ABC transporter permease translates to MASASGIARRTGRRFLSSLPALLGVLVFTFLLMRVLPGDPAVFFASGPNAGKAEIEEIRRQMGLDKPVPEQLVRYLGDVAHGQLGRSMTTGQPVLTDLRQRLPASLELTLTALAIALLLAIPLGIAAALRPGSVVDHAVRFLCALGVCVPTFVSGLLLIYVFYYLLGVAPDPTGRIDVFAASPPDITGFLLIDFLLVGDVEGWRAAAGQLVLPALTMALFVLAPLARITRAAMLSVLGSDFIRTARSLGLPRRRVIVTYALRNAILPVLTIAGIVFSTMLGANVLVEKVFSWPGVASYALDALLASDYAPVQGFVLLMASLFVVVNLTVDVLYGLADPRVSIE, encoded by the coding sequence ATGGCCTCCGCCAGCGGCATCGCCCGGCGCACCGGGCGCCGCTTCCTGTCCTCGCTGCCGGCCCTGCTCGGCGTCCTGGTCTTCACCTTCCTGCTGATGCGGGTGCTGCCCGGCGACCCGGCGGTGTTCTTCGCCTCCGGGCCGAATGCCGGCAAGGCGGAGATCGAGGAGATCCGCCGCCAAATGGGTCTCGACAAGCCGGTGCCCGAGCAGCTGGTGCGCTATCTCGGCGACGTGGCGCATGGCCAGCTCGGCCGCTCGATGACGACCGGCCAGCCGGTGCTGACGGATCTGCGCCAGCGCCTGCCGGCCTCGCTCGAACTGACCCTGACGGCGCTCGCCATCGCGCTCCTGCTGGCGATTCCCCTCGGCATCGCGGCGGCGCTCCGGCCGGGCTCGGTGGTGGACCACGCCGTGCGCTTCCTCTGCGCCCTCGGGGTCTGCGTGCCGACCTTCGTGTCGGGACTGCTCCTGATCTACGTCTTCTACTATCTCCTCGGCGTCGCGCCCGATCCCACCGGCCGCATCGACGTCTTCGCGGCGAGCCCGCCGGACATCACCGGCTTCCTGCTGATCGACTTCCTGCTCGTCGGCGATGTCGAGGGCTGGCGCGCCGCGGCCGGGCAATTGGTGCTGCCGGCGCTGACCATGGCGTTGTTCGTGCTCGCACCGCTCGCCCGCATCACCCGGGCGGCGATGCTGAGCGTGCTCGGCAGCGACTTCATCCGCACCGCCCGGTCCCTCGGCCTGCCGCGCCGGCGGGTCATCGTGACCTATGCGCTCCGCAACGCGATCCTGCCGGTGCTCACCATCGCGGGCATCGTGTTCTCCACCATGCTCGGCGCCAACGTTCTGGTCGAAAAGGTATTTTCCTGGCCTGGCGTGGCCTCCTACGCGCTCGATGCGCTGCTGGCCTCCGACTATGCGCCGGTCCAGGGCTTCGTGCTCCTGATGGCGAGCCTGTTCGTCGTCGTGAACCTCACGGTCGACGTGCTCTACGGCCTCGCCGACCCGCGCGTCTCCATCGAGTGA
- the hydA gene encoding dihydropyrimidinase, which produces MSEPAFDTVIRGGTVATASDVFSADLGLRDGRIAAIGVGLAPGRREIDATGKLVLPGGVDSHAHIEQLSASGLMNADTWESATRSAALGGTTSVIAFAAQHVGMDLSKVAEDYAALARAGAVIDYAFHLIIADATEKALGQDIPALVRAGHTSLKAFMTYDRLRLADEALLDLMAAAKEANALVCVHAENHGLIAFASRQLLKEGKTAPKYHAASHPRLSESEAFERVVRFSQFLNQPVMIFHVSTEEGAAILRRARGEGAKVYAETCPQYLFLTESDLDRPGLEGAKWMCSPPLREARDQEALWRALDLGDLQTVSSDHAPYRYDETGKLKAGPGATFKEIANGMPGLQMRLPLLFDAMVSGGRLGLRKFVEITATAPARIYGLADKGSVAVGMDADLCLWDPNRRVTLSDAMVEDRTGFTPYAGRHVTGWPETVLCRGRVIVEGGAVTAEAGSGAPIRRG; this is translated from the coding sequence ATGAGTGAGCCCGCCTTCGACACCGTGATCCGCGGCGGCACCGTCGCGACCGCGAGCGACGTCTTCTCCGCCGATCTCGGCCTCCGCGACGGACGAATCGCGGCGATCGGCGTCGGTCTCGCCCCCGGCCGGCGCGAGATCGACGCCACGGGGAAGCTTGTGTTGCCGGGCGGGGTCGACAGCCACGCCCATATCGAGCAGCTCTCGGCCTCCGGCCTGATGAATGCCGATACCTGGGAGAGCGCCACCCGCTCGGCGGCGCTCGGCGGCACGACCAGCGTCATCGCCTTCGCGGCCCAGCATGTCGGCATGGACCTGTCGAAGGTGGCCGAGGATTACGCGGCCCTGGCCCGGGCCGGCGCGGTGATCGACTACGCCTTCCACCTCATCATCGCCGACGCGACCGAGAAGGCGCTGGGGCAGGACATCCCGGCGCTGGTGCGCGCCGGGCATACCTCGCTCAAGGCGTTCATGACCTATGACCGCCTGCGGCTCGCCGACGAGGCGCTGCTCGACCTGATGGCGGCGGCCAAGGAGGCGAACGCGCTCGTCTGCGTCCACGCCGAGAACCACGGGCTGATCGCCTTCGCGAGCCGGCAATTGCTCAAGGAGGGCAAGACGGCGCCGAAATACCATGCCGCGAGCCATCCGCGCCTGTCGGAATCGGAAGCATTCGAGCGGGTGGTGCGGTTCTCGCAGTTCCTCAACCAGCCGGTGATGATCTTCCACGTCTCGACGGAGGAAGGCGCCGCGATCCTGCGCCGGGCCCGCGGCGAAGGCGCCAAGGTCTATGCCGAGACCTGCCCGCAATACCTCTTCCTCACCGAATCCGACCTCGACCGGCCGGGGCTGGAGGGAGCGAAATGGATGTGCTCCCCGCCCCTGCGCGAGGCCCGCGACCAGGAGGCGCTGTGGCGCGCCCTCGATCTCGGCGACCTCCAGACCGTCTCCTCGGACCACGCGCCCTACCGCTACGACGAGACCGGCAAGCTCAAGGCGGGCCCGGGCGCGACCTTCAAGGAGATCGCCAACGGCATGCCGGGCCTGCAGATGCGTCTGCCGCTCCTCTTCGACGCGATGGTGTCGGGGGGCCGCCTCGGCCTGCGCAAGTTCGTCGAGATCACCGCGACGGCGCCGGCCCGGATCTACGGCCTCGCCGACAAGGGCTCGGTGGCGGTCGGGATGGATGCCGACCTCTGCCTCTGGGATCCGAACAGGCGCGTGACCCTCTCGGACGCGATGGTCGAGGACCGTACCGGCTTCACGCCGTATGCCGGCCGTCACGTGACCGGCTGGCCCGAGACGGTCCTGTGCCGCGGCCGGGTGATCGTCGAGGGTGGTGCGGTCACGGCGGAGGCCGGCAGCGGCGCGCCGATCCGGCGGGGCTAG
- a CDS encoding aspartate/glutamate racemase family protein encodes MTAGRRILVINPNSNDVVTRGLDAALTPLARPGIAIECRTLAEGPFGIQSQADVERVALPLRDLVRRDSADAYVIACYSDPGLHVCREATDRPVLGIAECGILTALARADRFGVIAVASGSIPRHLRALRQMGVSDRLAGERALEMSVAETASGPDTLARMIAVGRDLRDRDGAGVIVMGCAGMAAHRRGLEQELGIPVVDPVQAAVAMAIGIVAVA; translated from the coding sequence ATGACGGCCGGCCGACGCATCCTCGTCATCAACCCGAACTCGAACGACGTCGTCACGCGCGGCCTCGACGCGGCGCTGACACCGCTCGCGCGGCCCGGCATCGCCATCGAGTGCCGTACCCTGGCGGAGGGGCCGTTCGGCATCCAGTCGCAGGCCGATGTCGAGCGGGTGGCGCTGCCGCTGCGCGACCTCGTGCGGCGGGACTCTGCCGATGCCTACGTCATCGCCTGCTACTCCGATCCGGGCCTCCATGTCTGCCGCGAGGCGACCGACCGGCCGGTGCTCGGCATCGCCGAATGCGGGATCCTCACCGCGCTCGCCCGGGCCGACCGGTTCGGCGTCATCGCGGTGGCGAGCGGCTCGATCCCGCGCCACCTGCGGGCTCTGCGCCAGATGGGCGTGAGCGACCGGCTGGCCGGCGAGCGGGCCCTCGAGATGAGTGTGGCCGAGACGGCGAGCGGCCCGGACACGCTGGCCCGGATGATCGCCGTCGGCCGCGACCTGCGCGACCGGGACGGGGCCGGGGTCATCGTCATGGGCTGCGCCGGCATGGCCGCGCACCGGCGCGGCCTCGAGCAGGAGCTCGGCATCCCGGTCGTCGACCCGGTCCAGGCCGCGGTCGCGATGGCGATCGGGATCGTGGCGGTCGCCTGA
- the nikE gene encoding nickel ABC transporter ATP-binding protein NikE, translating into MQPSPLLSIEDLAVAFATRRGPVEALRGVTLAVEPGESLGLVGESGSGKSVTAFAAARLLDRAGRITGGRIRFRGQEVTRLSAADLRAAHGSAIGMIFQNPRAALNPIRTIGRQLADVLVAGGASRAQARERALESLEAVRIRDAGRRLDAYPHELSGGMCQRVMIALALACRPALLIADEPTTGLDVTTQKTVMDLVARLTAERGMAMILITHDLGLAAQYCGRIAVMEQGRLVEEGEPGTLFSAPRHPYTRRLVAASPTPTSTLADLVPEGTRPPAVPRPGPAPGAPPLLEVQRLGKAFGGAMAVEDVSFSLREGESLGLVGESGSGKSTTSRMICRLIDASEGQILFDGESIGTIPARDFHRSPHRRAIQIVFQDPTDSLNPRFSAFDCIAHPVRRLTALRGEALRLRVIESAERAGLPAALLDRFPHQLSGGQKARIGIARAIAVRPRLLVLDEPTAALDVSVQAGVLRLLDDLRREDGLAFLFVSHDLNVVRMMCERTLVLQGGRVVEEGVSRDLFRAPRTAYTRDLLAAIPHFRPGAPRGLAAEPAA; encoded by the coding sequence ATGCAGCCTTCCCCCCTCCTCTCCATCGAGGACCTGGCGGTCGCCTTCGCGACCCGCCGCGGCCCGGTCGAGGCCCTGCGCGGCGTCACCCTCGCGGTCGAGCCCGGCGAGAGCCTGGGACTCGTCGGCGAATCCGGCTCCGGCAAGTCCGTCACCGCCTTCGCGGCGGCGCGCCTCCTCGACCGGGCCGGGCGCATCACCGGCGGGCGGATCCGCTTCCGCGGCCAGGAGGTCACCCGGCTCTCGGCGGCGGACCTGCGGGCGGCGCACGGGTCGGCCATCGGCATGATCTTCCAGAATCCCCGCGCCGCCCTCAACCCGATCCGCACCATCGGCCGCCAGCTCGCCGACGTGCTGGTGGCGGGTGGCGCGTCGCGGGCCCAGGCGCGGGAGCGGGCGCTGGAGAGCCTGGAGGCGGTGCGCATCCGCGACGCGGGCAGGCGCCTCGACGCCTATCCGCACGAACTCTCCGGCGGCATGTGCCAGCGGGTGATGATCGCGCTGGCGCTCGCCTGCCGCCCGGCCCTGCTGATCGCCGACGAGCCGACCACCGGCCTCGACGTGACCACCCAGAAGACCGTGATGGACCTCGTCGCCCGGCTCACCGCCGAGCGCGGCATGGCGATGATCCTGATCACCCACGATCTCGGCCTCGCGGCCCAGTATTGCGGCCGCATCGCCGTGATGGAGCAGGGCCGCCTCGTCGAGGAGGGCGAGCCCGGGACGCTGTTCTCCGCGCCCCGCCACCCCTACACGCGGCGCCTCGTCGCCGCCTCGCCGACCCCGACCTCGACGCTCGCCGACCTCGTGCCGGAGGGCACCCGTCCGCCGGCGGTGCCGCGTCCAGGCCCCGCCCCCGGCGCGCCGCCGCTCCTCGAGGTGCAGAGGCTGGGCAAGGCGTTCGGCGGCGCCATGGCGGTGGAGGACGTGTCGTTCTCGCTTCGCGAGGGCGAGAGCCTTGGCCTCGTCGGCGAATCGGGGTCGGGCAAGAGCACCACGTCGCGGATGATCTGCCGCCTCATCGATGCGAGCGAGGGGCAGATCCTGTTCGACGGCGAATCGATCGGCACGATCCCGGCCCGCGACTTCCACCGCTCGCCCCACCGGCGCGCGATCCAGATCGTGTTCCAGGACCCGACCGACAGCCTCAACCCGCGCTTCTCGGCCTTCGACTGCATCGCTCATCCGGTGAGGCGCCTGACGGCCTTGCGCGGCGAGGCCCTGCGCCTGCGGGTGATCGAGAGCGCCGAGCGGGCGGGCCTGCCCGCCGCCCTCCTCGATCGCTTCCCGCACCAGCTGTCCGGCGGCCAGAAGGCCCGCATCGGCATCGCCCGGGCGATCGCCGTGCGCCCAAGGCTCCTGGTGCTCGACGAGCCGACGGCGGCTCTCGACGTCTCGGTCCAGGCCGGGGTCCTGCGCCTCCTCGACGACCTGCGGCGGGAGGACGGCCTCGCCTTCCTGTTCGTGAGCCACGACCTCAACGTGGTGCGGATGATGTGCGAGCGCACCCTCGTGCTCCAGGGCGGCCGGGTGGTCGAGGAGGGCGTCAGCCGCGACCTCTTCCGGGCGCCGCGCACCGCCTACACGCGGGACTTGCTGGCGGCGATCCCGCATTTCCGGCCGGGTGCGCCGCGGGGGCTCGCGGCGGAGCCGGCGGCGTGA
- a CDS encoding ABC transporter permease, whose protein sequence is MNAVAPPFAQPPSTLRHAAHVLRENPLTAVAAAGATLLCLVGVLSPWLTPYDAIASDVSVALQPPSAAHWAGTDQLGRDVLSRIIAATRLDLAIALSAVSLSFALGAVIGGVSGYAGGRLDRVVGRLVDVLMAFPLFVLAMALVAALGNRVENIVVATAIINLPFYIRFARAEVNVRRDAGYVEAARAGGEGHLAVVLRFLLPNVLPAMAVQISLNLGWAILNAAGLSFIGLGVRPPTPEWGILVAEGARFITTGKWWLVAFPGLALMLAVLCFNLLGDGLRDILDPRMRT, encoded by the coding sequence ATGAACGCCGTCGCTCCTCCTTTTGCCCAGCCGCCCAGCACCTTGCGGCATGCGGCTCACGTCCTGCGCGAGAATCCGCTGACGGCTGTCGCCGCCGCCGGCGCGACGCTGCTGTGCCTCGTGGGCGTCCTCAGCCCCTGGCTCACCCCCTACGACGCGATCGCCTCCGACGTGTCGGTGGCGCTCCAGCCGCCGAGCGCCGCGCATTGGGCCGGCACCGACCAGCTCGGCCGCGACGTGCTCAGCCGCATCATCGCGGCGACGCGGCTCGACCTCGCCATCGCGCTCTCGGCGGTGAGCCTGTCCTTCGCCCTCGGCGCGGTGATCGGGGGGGTGAGCGGCTATGCCGGCGGGCGGCTCGACCGGGTGGTCGGGCGCCTCGTCGACGTGCTGATGGCCTTCCCGCTCTTCGTGCTGGCGATGGCCCTGGTGGCGGCCCTCGGCAACCGGGTCGAGAACATCGTCGTCGCGACGGCCATCATCAACCTGCCGTTCTACATCCGCTTCGCCCGGGCCGAGGTGAACGTGCGGCGCGACGCCGGCTACGTCGAGGCGGCGCGGGCCGGGGGCGAGGGTCACCTCGCGGTGGTCCTGCGCTTCCTGCTCCCCAACGTCCTGCCCGCCATGGCGGTGCAGATCTCGCTCAACCTCGGCTGGGCGATCCTCAACGCCGCGGGCCTGTCCTTCATCGGCCTCGGTGTGCGCCCGCCGACGCCGGAATGGGGGATCCTCGTCGCGGAAGGCGCGCGCTTCATCACCACCGGCAAGTGGTGGCTCGTCGCCTTCCCGGGCCTCGCCCTGATGCTGGCGGTGCTCTGCTTCAACCTGCTCGGCGACGGCCTGCGGGACATCCTCGATCCCCGGATGCGGACCTGA